The proteins below come from a single Canis aureus isolate CA01 chromosome 14, VMU_Caureus_v.1.0, whole genome shotgun sequence genomic window:
- the ARC gene encoding activity-regulated cytoskeleton-associated protein, with product MELDHMTSGGLHAYPGPRGGPAAKPNVILQIGKCRAEMLEHVRRTHRHLLTEVSKQVERELKGLHRSVGKLESNLDGYVPSGDSQRWRKSIKACLCRCQETIANLERWVKREMHVWREVFYRLERWADRLESMGGKYPVGNEPARHTVSVGVGGPEGYCQEADGYDYTVSPYAITPPPAAGELPGQEPSEAQQYPPWGPGEDGQPSPGVDTQIFEDPREFLSHLEEYLRQVGGSEEYWLSQIQNHMNGPAKKWWEFKQGSVKNWVEFKKEFLQYSEGTLSREAIQRELDLPQKQGEPLDQFLWRKRDLYQTLYVDAEEEEIIQYVVGTLQPKLKRFLRHPLPKTLEQLIQRGMEVQDGLEQAAEPAGPRLPAEDEAEALTPALTNESVASDRTQPE from the coding sequence ATGGAGCTGGACCACATGACGAGCGGCGGCCTCCACGCCTAccccgggccgcggggcgggcCGGCGGCCAAGCCCAACGTGATCCTGCAGATCGGTAAGTGCCGGGCCGAGATGCTGGAGCACGTGCGCAGGACCCACCGGCACCTACTGACCGAGGTGTCCAAGCAGGTGGAGCGGGAGCTGAAGGGGTTGCACAGGTCGGTGGGGAAGCTGGAGAGCAACCTGGACGGCTACGTGCCCAGCGGCGACTCGCAGCGCTGGAGGAAGTCCATCAAGGCCTGCCTGTGCCGCTGCCAGGAGACCATCGCCAACCTGGAGCGCTGGGTCAAGCGGGAGATGCACGTGTGGCGGGAGGTCTTCTACCGGCTGGAGAGGTGGGCCGACCGCCTGGAGTCCATGGGCGGCAAGTACCCCGTGGGCAACGAGCCGGCCCGCCACACCGTCTCGGTGGGCGTCGGGGGGCCCGAGGGCTACTGCCAGGAGGCCGACGGCTACGACTACACCGTCAGCCCCTACGCCATCaccccgcctcccgccgccgggGAGCTGCCCGGCCAGGAGCCCTCCGAGGCCCAGCAGTACCCGCCCTGGGGGCCGGGTGAGGACGGGCAGCCGAGCCCCGGTGTGGACACGCAGATCTTCGAGGATCCCAGGGAGTTCCTCAGCCACCTGGAGGAGTACCTGCGACAGGTGGGCGGCTCCGAGGAGTACTGGCTGTCACAGATCCAGAACCACATGAACGGGCCGGCCAAGAAGTGGTGGGAGTTCAAGCAGGGCTCCGTGAAGAACTGGGTGGAGTTCAAGAAAGAGTTCCTGCAGTACAGCGAGGGCACGCTGTCCCGGGAGGCCATCCAGCGCGAGCTGGACCTGccgcagaagcagggggagcccCTGGACCAGTTCCTGTGGCGCAAGCGGGACCTGTACCAGACGCTCTACGTGGACGCCGAGGAGGAGGAGATCATCCAGTACGTGGTGGGCACCCTGCAGCCCAAACTCAAGCGCTTCCTGCGCCACCCGCTGCCCAAGACCCTGGAGCAGCTCATCCAGAGGGGCATGGAAGTGCAGGACGGCCTGGAGCAGGCGGCGGAGCCCGCgggcccccgcctccccgccgaGGACGAGGCCGAGGCCCTCACGCCAGCCCTCACCAACGAGTCTGTAGCCAGTGACCGGACCCAGCCCGAATAG